In Candidatus Margulisiibacteriota bacterium, a single window of DNA contains:
- a CDS encoding DciA family protein yields the protein MQHIKELLKEINHRNIKEQLSLLEIYQSLVEKEVFEKTRQLFIKNKILYMEVSSPVLANKLHYKKAIFLKTITQKIPGIKEIRVIVGNNAGEEQNGDDEHQCRKCGSKLLPKSNSLCSLCLCREEEKTKSKARKILQKTPWIQFEDVKAIETIHPIPKRLFMDEKRYEISQLYDIISQCYREIKLNKNKNNKNIFIEKVNRYIILKLCVRPEKITSDMVKNHLPSRIHKVYCEMNNE from the coding sequence ATGCAACATATAAAAGAGCTGTTAAAAGAAATTAATCACAGAAACATCAAAGAACAATTATCATTATTAGAAATATATCAGTCTCTAGTAGAAAAAGAAGTTTTTGAAAAAACTAGGCAATTATTTATAAAAAATAAAATTCTTTATATGGAAGTAAGCAGCCCAGTGCTGGCAAATAAACTACATTATAAAAAAGCAATTTTTTTAAAAACTATAACCCAAAAAATTCCAGGGATTAAAGAAATTAGAGTAATTGTTGGTAATAATGCAGGTGAGGAGCAAAACGGCGATGATGAACATCAGTGTAGAAAATGCGGTTCAAAACTACTGCCTAAAAGCAATTCACTTTGTTCACTATGTCTATGTAGAGAAGAAGAGAAGACAAAAAGCAAAGCACGAAAAATATTACAAAAAACCCCATGGATACAGTTTGAAGACGTAAAAGCAATAGAAACCATTCATCCTATCCCCAAACGGCTGTTTATGGACGAAAAAAGGTATGAAATTAGCCAATTATATGATATCATTAGTCAGTGTTACAGAGAGATTAAGCTAAACAAAAATAAAAATAATAAAAATATTTTTATTGAGAAAGTAAATAGATATATTATATTAAAGTTATGTGTCAGACCTGAAAAAATCACCAGCGATATGGTCAAAAATCATTTACCGAGCAGGATACATAAGGTTTATTGTGAGATGAATAATGAATAA
- the gyrB gene encoding DNA topoisomerase (ATP-hydrolyzing) subunit B, with translation MEQSQSYGASDIKILEGLEAVRKRPAMYIGSTDKSGLHHLVYEVLDNSIDEALAGYCKEINIIFTADGAVSVEDDGRGIPIDIIEEKGISAVEVVLTILHAGGKFGGQGYKVSGGLHGVGVSCVNALSQKLFVETYREGKQYTQWFTRGNPDAPGKVIATGDKKTGTKIIFYPDATIFETTDFDFATIAMRCKELAYLNKGLKIVVVDERSESIVKEEYQFEGGIVSYIKAIDASKEPLFKEPFYIHKSKDDTDVEIALHYSRNYYDEHVISFVNNIKTREGGTHVVGFRTALTRSLNLFAKKYKLFKGEEILTGNDTKEGLSAIISIKVRDPQFEGQTKSKLGNSEVRGVVDAITGESLELILEKDPATAREIILKSLMAAKAREAARKAQELARRKNVLESTTLPGKLADCSESDPSKTEIFIVEGDSAGGSAKQGRDRNFQAILPLRGKIINVEKARLDKILENEEIKNLITAIGPDVIARLDKEEELKNEDVLKKVRYHKIIIMTDADVDGAHIRTLLLTFFYRYARELVDSGLLYIAQPPLYLIKKGNSKEYVYNEQQKKEVQSRLNLEGIVVKTKDKDKGLKGPEILNFIEKLKQFKDFLIETDKQLYDRAKIKKIIFEMELSRFLEIKKIVLEEKTEEIKVITDKIEKYLVKLIQEKQLDTNVLREIKQQTDDLLEEKNAPYKVVVNNEEKEVDTNELLVEYIERMASKGLTIQRYKGLGEMNPEQLWETTMNPSLRTLLQINLDDAEIADEIFTILMGSDVVPRKNFIETYARKVKWLDV, from the coding sequence ATGGAGCAAAGTCAGTCCTATGGTGCGTCTGATATCAAGATACTAGAAGGCTTGGAAGCCGTTAGAAAAAGGCCAGCAATGTATATCGGGTCCACCGATAAAAGTGGCCTTCATCATCTAGTTTATGAAGTTTTAGATAACAGTATTGATGAAGCTTTAGCAGGATACTGTAAGGAAATAAATATTATTTTTACCGCAGATGGAGCAGTAAGCGTTGAAGATGACGGCAGAGGAATCCCTATTGATATTATAGAAGAGAAAGGGATCAGCGCAGTTGAGGTAGTACTGACTATTCTACATGCAGGTGGAAAATTCGGCGGACAAGGATACAAGGTTTCAGGCGGACTACATGGTGTGGGGGTTTCTTGTGTAAACGCTCTTTCCCAGAAATTATTTGTGGAAACATATCGCGAAGGCAAACAGTATACTCAATGGTTTACTCGCGGCAATCCTGACGCGCCGGGAAAGGTGATTGCAACCGGAGATAAAAAAACCGGAACCAAGATAATTTTTTATCCGGATGCCACCATTTTTGAAACAACAGATTTTGATTTCGCTACAATAGCCATGAGATGCAAAGAATTGGCTTATCTGAACAAAGGTTTGAAGATAGTGGTTGTTGATGAGCGAAGCGAAAGCATAGTAAAAGAGGAATATCAGTTTGAAGGCGGGATAGTGTCTTACATAAAAGCCATAGATGCCAGCAAAGAGCCGTTATTCAAAGAACCTTTTTATATCCACAAAAGCAAAGATGACACAGATGTAGAAATCGCACTGCATTATAGCCGGAATTATTATGATGAACATGTAATCTCTTTTGTTAATAATATTAAAACCAGAGAAGGTGGAACCCATGTTGTCGGTTTTAGAACCGCCCTGACCAGATCTCTGAATCTTTTTGCTAAAAAATATAAGCTTTTTAAAGGAGAGGAAATTCTCACCGGAAATGACACTAAAGAGGGTTTATCTGCTATTATTAGTATTAAAGTTCGTGATCCACAATTTGAAGGACAAACTAAATCCAAGCTAGGAAACAGTGAAGTAAGAGGTGTTGTTGATGCAATAACCGGAGAAAGCCTTGAGCTTATACTGGAAAAGGACCCGGCAACAGCAAGAGAAATTATTCTAAAGTCACTTATGGCTGCTAAAGCCAGAGAAGCAGCCCGTAAAGCGCAAGAATTAGCCAGACGTAAAAATGTGCTGGAAAGTACTACACTACCAGGAAAATTAGCAGATTGCTCCGAATCAGATCCTTCAAAAACAGAAATATTTATAGTTGAGGGTGATAGCGCAGGAGGTAGCGCGAAACAGGGCAGAGACAGGAATTTTCAGGCCATACTTCCATTACGCGGCAAGATAATTAATGTGGAAAAAGCCAGGTTGGATAAAATTCTGGAAAACGAAGAAATAAAAAACTTGATAACAGCAATCGGTCCAGATGTGATTGCCAGGCTGGATAAAGAGGAAGAACTTAAAAACGAGGATGTTTTAAAAAAAGTTCGCTATCACAAAATTATTATCATGACAGACGCAGACGTAGATGGTGCTCATATACGTACATTGTTGCTTACATTTTTTTATCGATATGCCAGAGAACTGGTTGATTCCGGCTTGTTATACATAGCCCAGCCACCGTTATATTTAATCAAAAAAGGCAACAGCAAGGAGTATGTATATAATGAGCAGCAAAAAAAAGAAGTACAGAGCCGTTTAAACCTGGAAGGTATTGTAGTGAAAACAAAAGATAAGGATAAAGGTTTGAAAGGTCCGGAAATTTTAAACTTTATAGAAAAATTAAAACAATTCAAGGATTTTCTTATAGAAACAGACAAACAACTTTATGATAGGGCAAAAATCAAGAAGATAATATTTGAAATGGAATTGTCGCGTTTTTTAGAAATCAAGAAAATAGTGCTTGAGGAAAAAACAGAAGAAATAAAAGTTATAACAGATAAAATTGAAAAATATCTTGTTAAGTTAATTCAGGAAAAACAACTGGACACCAATGTTTTACGAGAAATCAAGCAGCAAACAGATGATTTGCTGGAAGAAAAAAATGCTCCTTATAAAGTAGTTGTTAATAATGAGGAAAAAGAAGTTGATACTAACGAATTACTGGTTGAATATATTGAAAGAATGGCTTCAAAGGGCCTTACTATACAGCGATATAAAGGTTTGGGAGAAATGAACCCCGAGCAGCTGTGGGAAACCACCATGAATCCTTCCTTACGGACTTTGCTGCAAATTAATCTCGATGATGCGGAAATAGCAGATGAAATATTTACAATTCTTATGGGTAGCGATGTAGTGCCCAGGAAAAATTTTATTGAAACCTATGCACGTAAAGTGAAATGGCTTGATGTTTAG